A stretch of DNA from Leptospira bouyouniensis:
TGCTTGCACACAATATAACATCTGCTTTGATTTCTGGGAATAGTTTTCTCTCACCGAGAATTAATACCAAAGAGTAAAGCAATACAACGCCAGCAAAGACTCCCGCCAAAACGATGTTTTGCGATTCCGAATGTATAAAGAAAAACGATACCGAAGTGACGAGGAGCGTCCCAAAGGCTGAAAGTAAATGTTTCATAACTCAATCCTTATAAAAGAGTTTGAGCAAAAACGGAAGTTTATTCTAAATCTAGATCATCATCCAATTCTTTTGGAGGTGGTGGTGGTGTTATGCCTTGCACTGAAGCTGCTAGTACATCAGACACGATATTCCCAGCTTCTTCTTGGGGTACACCCTTGCTCAGCGCAATTTCCATCTTTACTAAATTATAGGCGCTCTCATAGAGCTTTCTCTCCATTATGGAGAGTTCTTTGCCATAGGCACGTCTGTAAAGATTACGGCAAACATCAGCCACTTCAAAAATAGAACCAGATTTGATCTTGTTCATATTGTTCTGGTAACGGACTTTCCAGTCCTCTTCCGTGTCGACCTCATCCTTTTTTAGGAGAGTGAGAACTTTTTTGATCTCTTTTTTATCAATGATCGACCGGATACCCACATCAATTGCTCGATCCACAGGAATAGAGACCTTCATTTTGGAACCTTGAATTTCCAAACTGTAACAGTCCTTCTTCTTTCCCAGAATCAGTTTTTTAGCAACTTCTGTGACTTCACCTACTCCATGGATCGGGTATACAACGTAGTCCCCCACCTTGAATTTAGGCTCTTTAGTTTTTTCGTTTAGTTTTTTTGTAGCCAAGTAAGTATAATAACTTCCGTAAATACTCTTACCATGAGTATACCTGAAAAATGGCGAATGTCAAGGAAGTTGGCAAAAATAGTTCAGAATCGAATGGTTTTTACTTCTGCACCAGTCAATTGAGGGAGTTTTGCTTTCACAGCATCTAATGTATCTTTCGCATCATCAAGGCGATAGAAGTATCCAGCAAACAATTTGCCAGTCGAAGTTCGAAAAATTCTTCCCCTTAAGTTGGGTTGTGACTCGATCAATTGTTTTCCAACAGAAATAGCTTCTTCAGGACTAAAATCACCAATTTGGACCATATAATTGATTTGATCATTCTTCGGAGGGAATTTTAAGGTCGCAGGGAACGGAGAATTTGAATTCGGATCGGCAGTTGTTCTCTCTGTTTCTTTGGTTTGGTATGAATCCTCATCACTTTCAGAGAGTTTTGGAAGTGGTTGTGATTTTATTCCCACATTCGAAAACGATGTTTCTGATTTTTCTTTGAATTTGCTTTCTTTTTGGCCCAATTGGATGCCAACCACCATTCCAGAAGTAAAGAGCAAAATGCCTCCAATGAGGAGGATGAAGGCGGATTTCGGTTTTGTTCCCATCCCGAGAGAAGAATTGGATTGGGGAAAGGAAACATACGACTGCATGTCCCCTTCTAAGGGTCGGCCTGACCTAAGCTTTCTGGAATAATCTATATTTTGCATGGGCGTTCCGATTTCTCTATTACTACCATTGTCGGAAACAAAACTGAAAAAATAGAATGGTTTTTTTGGCTTTTATACTGAGAGGAAATCACTTGAAAATAATGCACCATTAAGTTCCTATCTGTATCCAATTTTACTCAATTCTGCAAAATTCATGAGTCTCAAAAATCGCTTTTCAAATTCCATAGATGATTGTCCTATCGATCAAAATGAAACAGTTATTCGTATCAACCGCTAAACTAGCATTATTCACCACAACCTTACTCACAATAGGTTGTGCCACAATGTTCAAACCTACAACACATAGACCAATTCAAGTGTATGCAGATCAGTTGGAATCAAGTATATACTTAGATGACGAAAAAGTAAGTGAATCCTTTCACCTGATAGA
This window harbors:
- a CDS encoding CarD family transcriptional regulator, with the translated sequence MATKKLNEKTKEPKFKVGDYVVYPIHGVGEVTEVAKKLILGKKKDCYSLEIQGSKMKVSIPVDRAIDVGIRSIIDKKEIKKVLTLLKKDEVDTEEDWKVRYQNNMNKIKSGSIFEVADVCRNLYRRAYGKELSIMERKLYESAYNLVKMEIALSKGVPQEEAGNIVSDVLAASVQGITPPPPPKELDDDLDLE